From the genome of Vicia villosa cultivar HV-30 ecotype Madison, WI linkage group LG2, Vvil1.0, whole genome shotgun sequence, one region includes:
- the LOC131650505 gene encoding LOB domain-containing protein 12-like has translation MNTIKSNKACAACTHQRKKCLKDCLLAPYFPAHKPKMFHNAHSLYGVSNMVRILNELPKEKRDLAMRTLIYESNVRKIYPIGGCVDVIKDYCDKLSEALEELNQVKKVLDYCKVNHLQSQNLSSSLPSTTSTNSDISNIPIFNNVGNVTNYYNNNENNIETMMNASSPSHWSDIIPRDVNNTPTNTNWNINSMDASRFAQLSEGVFNNRESDLGGGVDISTEEWLKEIEKKFNDEDYLIPDSEIDRIYNGDEQAFVEKDSSQRLVER, from the exons ATGAATACTATCAAATCAAACAAGGCTTGTGCAGCCTGCACACATCAAAGGAAAAAGTGTTTAAAGGATTGTCTTTTAGCTCCTTATTTTCCTGCCCATAAACCAAAAATGTTTCACAATGCTCATAGTTTGTATGGTGTTTCTAACATGGTGAGAATTCTAAATGAACTTCCAAAAGAGAAGAGAGATTTGGCAATGAGAACCTTAATTTATGAGTCAAATGTTCGTAAAATATATCCAATTGGCGGATGTGTTGATGTTATTAAGGATTATTGTGATAAGCTAAGCGAGGCTCTTGAAGAGTTAAATCAAGTAAAAAAGGTTCTAGATTATTGTAAAGTAAATCATTTACAATCACAAAATCTTTCCTCTTCGTTACCTTCTACaa CTTCTACTAATTCTGATATTTCAAATATTCCAATATTTAACAATGTTGGGAATGTTACTAATTATTATAacaataatgaaaataatatagAAACTATGATGAATgcat CATCTCCTTCTCATTGGAGTGATATCATTCCTCGTGATGTTAACAATACTCCAACTAATACAAATTGGAATATAAATTCAATGGATGCATCAAGGTTTGCGCAGTTGAGTGAAGGAGTCTTCAATAATAGAGAATCTGATCTTGGTGGTGGTGTTGATATTAGTACAGAAGAATGGTTGaaggaaatagaaaaaaaatttaatgacgaAGATTACTTAATTCCAGACTCTGAAATTGATAGGATTTATAATGGTGATGAACAAGCCTTTGTAGAAAAAGATTCATCTCAAAG ATTAGTAGAGAGGTGA